A genome region from Penicillium psychrofluorescens genome assembly, chromosome: 3 includes the following:
- a CDS encoding uncharacterized protein (ID:PFLUO_005370-T1.cds;~source:funannotate), with protein sequence MPHIRGLLSTAQALRQIFVAPLRTTRPGLFHLTPIVQNAPQLRFLQFRRPAPSDSASAASGPIKDEAINTPTVQIVNEAGSLDPPIQLNAALRSFDRSKYFLLQVSPSGDNNRPPVCKLLNKIEVQENEKAKAKAVKAAKVNLKQVELNWAIDAHDLSHRLKQLTTFLEKGRKVEIILTRKRKKRAPTVEEVKQVMQSVLDTVRDAGATQTKAMEGKPGEHVILVVKKDT encoded by the coding sequence ATGCCACACATACGAGGGCTCTTGTCCACAGCACAAGCCCTGCGCCAGATCTTCGTTGCACCCCTCCGCACGACTCGCCCTGggctcttccacctcacccCCATCGTTCAGAATGCACCTCAACTCCGATTCCTACAATTTCGGCGTCCTGCCCCGTCTGACTCGGCATCCGCGGCCAGTGGTCCTATCaaggacgaggccatcaacaCTCCAACCGTGCAGATCGTCAACGAAGCAGGCAGCCTAGACCCCCCAATCCAACTCAACGCGGCCCTCCGCTCTTTCGACCGCTCTAAATACTTTCTCCTCCAAGTCTCTCCCAGCGGCGACAACAACCGACCCCCAGTCTGCAAACTCTTGAACAAGATTGAGGTCCAGGAAAAcgaaaaggccaaggccaaagcGGTAAAAGCGGCCAAGGTGAACCTGAAGCAGGTCGAGCTGAACTGGGCCATTGATGCGCACGATCTGTCGCATCGTCTGAAGCAGCTCACGACCTTCCTGGAGAAAGGTCGAAAGGTGGAGATCATCCTGACGAGGAAACGGAAGAAGCGGGCTCCgacggtggaggaggtcaagCAGGTCATGCAGAGCGTGCTGGATACGGTCAGAGATGCAGGGGCTACGCAGACCAAGGCAATGGAGGGCAAGCCGGGCGAGCACGTTATCctggtggtgaagaaggacACTTGA
- a CDS encoding uncharacterized protein (ID:PFLUO_005364-T1.cds;~source:funannotate), whose product MAHAERTGLAGLRLETSFRQRAEWKDGEAGRRVTAGGDGIEGDHTNISHDCSARRRDTDEARSVLNHLHSATSPISVPRPDERLSDDDDFPHKPDDMQGSPLDSYIQTRRPSITFNPKVSLDSGPQRALEEPLAEEDTANRNSQKLQPRGSSLRNALSQDDDPVPEQKADTWRSSPKRSQQIQGFPTGNSQARFIPKDESVVGAELDNPTSLTSLSTVSPLTDEVRTPPEEARDVMLSPVCLPSPTQNFASPEDRSSWSGGVGTPFGSKSRGSFLDRSSSLRNSTRHSSRRSTASSGKSPASTFLSMWTARGEEPASQPDDEGQMIGTDYVLGKQIGFGGFSTVKEAFKVEEHGATKRLAVKIVRKNISGRSEQENDEVQAEFDHEVRVWRYLSHPHVLTLDAVYETDYATFCFTKLAIGGTLFDLVRQNRGGLDPKLAKKYSYQLASAIRYLHEDARVVHRDIKLENCLLNPVEDEDGTISSTLVLCDFGMAEWMTIDDGGDCPDPYDDVADRPPPKQMGPAGSSTSVAGSLEYASPELLLSTNGVIHPCVDIWAFGVIVFTVIVGSRPFQDPFAPRIQSNILSGTWNHDSVLGEVSDELIRTDHADALELIKGCLHMEVDKRWTIRDILGCSWLGEVAESAETPADSVWKL is encoded by the coding sequence ATGGCACACGCAGAGAGGACCGGGTTAGCAGGCTTGAGGCTTGAGACGTCGTTTCGTCAACGGGCAGAGTGGAAGGATGGCGAGGCAGGGAGGAGAGTGAcggctggtggtgatggtatCGAAGGCGACCATACCAACATTTCTCATGACTGCAGCGCGCGCCGCCGCGATACTGATGAAGCCCGCAGTGTGTTAAATCATCTACACTCAGCAACGTCGCCCATCTCAGTCCCCCGCCCGGACGAGCGTCTctccgatgacgacgatTTCCCACACAAGCCGGATGATATGCAAGGATCACCCCTCGATAGCTACATTCAGACTCGTCGCCCCTCCATCACTTTCAACCCCAAGGTTTCCCTAGATTCCGGCCCCCAGCGAGCCCTAGAGGAACCTCTAGCCGAGGAAGATACAGCAAATCGTAACTCTCAGAAACTCCAACCCCGGGGATCGAGTCTTCGAAACGCTCTTTCGCAGGATGACGATCCCGTTCCCGAGCAGAAAGCCGATACTTGGAGATCGAGCCCCAAACGGTCCCAGCAGATTCAAGGTTTTCCGACGGGAAACTCCCAAGCACGCTTCATCCCAAAAGATGAGTCAGTCGTGGGCGCCGAACTCGATAATCCAACTTCTTTGACGTCGCTTTCCACGGTCTCTCCGCTCACGGATGAAGTGCGTACTCCTCCCGAAGAGGCAAGGGACGTGATGCTGTCGCCGGTTTGTCTGCCTTCGCCAACCCAAAATTTCGCGTCGCCCGAGGACCGCAGTTCATGGTCCGGGGGTGTAGGGACGCCCTTCGGAAGCAAATCCCGAGGTTCCTTTCTGGatcgcagcagcagtctgCGAAATTCCACACGGCACAGCTCGCGGCGATCGACCGCCTCCAGTGGCAAATCGCCCGCCAGCACGTTCCTCTCCATGTGGACGGCCCGCGGTGAAGAGCCAGCATCTCAACCAGATGACGAAGGTCAAATGATTGGAACCGACTATGTCCTTGGGAAACAGATCGGCTTTGGAGGGTTCAGTACGGTCAAAGAAGCCTtcaaggtcgaggagcacgGCGCAACGAAACGGCTAGCAGTCAAGATCGTGAGAAAGAATATCAGTGGCCGGAGTGAGCAAGAGAACGACGAAGTGCAGGCTGAGTTCGACCATGAGGTTCGGGTTTGGCGGTATCTCAGTCACCCCCACGTCCTGACCCTCGACGCTGTATACGAGACGGATTACGCCACTTTCTGTTTCACGAAACTCGCCATCGGCGGCACTCTATTTGATCTGGTTCGCCAAAATCGAGGCGGTCTTGACCCTAAACTGGCGAAAAAGTACTCCTACCAATTAGCTAGCGCCATCCGTTACCTCCACGAAGACGCCCGCGTCGTGCATCGGGACATCAAGCTGGAAAACTGCCTCCTCAATCCCgttgaagacgaggatggaACGATTTCTTCGACACTCGTGCTCTGCGACTTTGGCATGGCCGAATGGATGACCATCGATGATGGGGGCGACTGCCCCGATCCGTACGACGATGTCGCCGACCGGCCTCCCCCCAAGCAAATGGGCCCCGCCGGGTCCAGTACCAGCGTTGCAGGCAGCCTGGAATATGCTTCACCGGAATTACTTCTCTCGACCAACGGCGTGATCCATCCCTGCGTCGACATTTGGGCCTTTGGCGTCATCGTCTTCACTGTCATTGTTGGCTCACGGCCCTTCCAGGACCCGTTCGCGCCTCGCATTCAATCCAACATCCTGAGCGGCACCTGGAACCACGACTCCGTGCTCGGCGAAGTCAGCGATGAGCTCATTCGCACAGATCATGCCGATGCACTTGAGCTAATCAAGGGCTGTCTACACATGGAAGTTGACAAACGGTGGACTATTCGTGACATTCTTGGATGCTCCTGGCTGGGCGAAGTCGCCGAATCTGCCGAGACCCCAGCAGATTCAGTTTGGAAGCTCTGA
- a CDS encoding uncharacterized protein (ID:PFLUO_005369-T1.cds;~source:funannotate) codes for MSSISRSVNLLARSSRASLLRPRAVNPVHHVFASDKMAVRGLATAFERTKPHVNIGTIGHVDHGKTTLTAAITKHQASKGLASFLDYNAIDKAPEERKRGITISTAHIEFSTESRHYAHVDCPGHADYIKNMITGAANMDGAIVVVAASDGQMPQTREHLLLARQVGVQKIVVFVNKVDTVDDPEMLELVELEMRELLSGYGFEGEETPIIFGSALCALEGRRPEIGTEKVDELMNAVDTWIPTPERDMDKPFLMSIEEVFSIPGRGTVVSGRVERGLLKKDTEVEIIGGGVDPVKTKVTDIETFKKSCDESRAGDNSGLLLRGVRREDLRRGMVVAAPGSTKACSKFLVSMYVLTEAEGGRRTGFGNNYRPQVFIRTADEAADLSFPDGDASRRVQPGDNVEMVLETHKPIAAEAGQRFNIREGGRTVATGLVTRVM; via the exons ATGTCGAGCATCTCCCGTTCCGTCAACCTCCTGGCGCGCAGCAGCCGGGCCTCTCTGTTGCGCCCTCGCGCCGTCAACCCCGTTCACCATGTTTTCGCCAGCGACAAGATGGCTGTTCGTGGTCTGGCCACTGCTTTCGAGCGCACCAAGCCCCATGTGAACATCG GTACTATTGGTCACGTCGACCACGGCAAG ACCACCCTCACTGCCGCGATCACCAAGCACCAGGCCTCTAAAGGTCTTGCCAGTTTCCTGGATTATAACGCCATTGACAAGGCTCCCGAGGAGCGCAAGCGTGGTATCACCATCTCGACTGCCCACATCGAGTTCTCGACGGAGTCTCGCCACTACGCCCACGTCGACTGCCCTGGTCACGCCGATTACATCAAGAATATGATTACTGGTGCTGCCAATATGGACGGTGCCATTGTTGTCGTTGCTGCTTCTGATGGTCAGAT GCCCCAGACCCGTGAGCACCTGTTGCTCGCCCGCCAGGTCGGTGTGCAGAAGATTGTCGTGTTCGTGAACAAGGTCGATACCGTCGATGACCCGGAGATGCTGGAGCttgtcgagctggagatgcgcGAGCTGCTCTCCGGCTACGGAttcgagggcgaggagacccccatcatcttcggctCTGCTCTCTGTGCCCTGGAGGGCCGCCGCCCCGAGATCGGTACCGAGAAGGTGGACGAGCTCATGAACGCTGTCGACACCTGGATCCCTACCCCCGAGCGTGACATGGACAAGCCTTTCCTCATGTCCATTGAGGAAGTCTTCTCCATCCCCGGCCGTGGTACTGTCGTGTCTGGCCGTGTTGAGCGCGGTCTCCTGAAGAAGGATACCGAGGTGGAGATTATCGGTGGCGGTGTCGATCCCGTCAAGACCAAGGTCACTGACATTGAGACCTTCAAGAAGAGCTGTGACGAGTCCCGTGCCGGTGACAACTCTGGCCTTTTGCTGCGTGGTGTCCGCCGCGAGGACCTCCGCCGCGGCATGGTTGTCGCTGCCCCCGGTTCCACCAAGGCCTGCAGTAAGTTCCTGGTGTCCATGTACGTCCtgaccgaggccgagggtGGTCGCCGCACTGGATTCGGCAACAACTACCGCCCGCAGGTCTTCATTCGCACTGCCGACGAGGCTGCCGATCTGTCCTTCCCTGACGGTGACGCCTCCCGCCGTGTCCAGCCCGGTGACAACGTCGAGATGGTCCTCGAGACCCACAAGCCCATCGCTGCCGAGGCCGGCCAGCGTTTCAACATTCGTGAGGGCGGCCGCACTGTCGCGACTGGCCTGGTTACCCGCGTCATGTGA
- a CDS encoding uncharacterized protein (ID:PFLUO_005367-T1.cds;~source:funannotate), translating to MAPRLMGLPLQLQQFAARPILQSSPLAFLLPHIQQTQTRQASILGSLSDNPSAYNKRIRRGRGPASGKGKTSGRGHKGQKQHGKVPANFNGGQTKDIVVHGERGYTNIFSADLATINLDRIQDWIDQGRIDPARPITVRELLDSRCIHQHRDGVKLLGRIEASTLKQPLHLVVSRASASAIAAVEAAGGTVTTRYYTRSAIARIMARETHPFLSLAWTAQSGNEALHEAAGVSDTDKEGEVMKAMGFRFRLPDPSSRRDIEYYRDPAHRGYLSHLLKPMEGPSLFFRSPEERKSTAGVKKEKVLPENRLW from the exons ATGGCTCCCCGGCTAATGGGGCTACCCCTACAATTGCAGCAATTTGCTGCCCGCCCCATCCTCCAATCATCGCCATTGgccttcctcctcccacacATCCAGCAAACCCAGACTCGCCAAGCGTCCATCCTGGGCTCGCTTTCCGACAATCCCTCCGCCTACAACAAGCGCATACGCCGTGGTCGCGGTCCTGCCTCGGGAAAGGGTAAGACTTCCGGCCGTGGACACAAGGGTCAGAAGCAGCATGGCAAAGTGCCGGCGAATTTCAATGGTGGGCAGACCAAGGATATTGTCGTGCATGGGGAGCGTGGGTATACGAATAT CTTCTCCGCCGACCTAGCCACCATCAACCTCGACCGCATCCAAGACTGGATCGACCAAGGCCGCATTGATCCCGCGCGCCCGATCACCGTCCGCGAGCTACTGGACTCCCGCTGCATCCACCAGCACCGCGACGGCGTGAAGCTGCTCGGCCGCATTGAGGCGTCCACCCTCAAGCAGCCGCTGCACCTAGTCGTTTCGCGCgcatccgcatccgccatCGCAGCCGTCGAAGCCGCCGGTGGCACCGTGACAACGCGGTACTACACGCGCTCAGCCATTGCGCGGATTATGGCGCGCGAGACGCACCCGTTCCTGTCGCTGGCGTGGACGGCGCAGAGCGGGAACGAGGCTCTGCATGAGGCGGCGGGTGTTTCTGATACTGAtaaggagggagaggtgaTGAAGGCTATGGGGTTCCGATTCCGCTTGCCCGACCCGTCGAGTCGCAGGGATATCGAGTATTATCGTGATCCCGCCCATCGCGGGTACTTGAGCCATCTGCTCAAGCCGATGGAGGGACCGAGTTTGTTCTTCCGCTCGCCGGAGGAGCGCAAGTCGACGGCTGGTGTTAAGAAGGAGAAAGTTCTGCCGGAGAACAGGCTCTGGTAG
- a CDS encoding uncharacterized protein (ID:PFLUO_005365-T1.cds;~source:funannotate), with the protein MAGSSLAIRSMATMQLPSVSRRTISTSSALRTKLLRPTSFSQPSRMIRRTYADAAPTPTPNPAPKPKKRFRLLRWSWRLTWLAGIGLTGALGYSIYSLRHPEEQFEVDPDKKTLVILGTGWGAVSLLKKLDTENYNVIVVSPRNYFLFTPLLPSCTTGLIEHRSIMEPIRNILRHKQATVKFYEAEATKIDYEKRVVYISDDSEIKGDISHTEVPFDMLVIGVGAENATFGIQGVREHSCFLKEVNDAQNIRKRIMDCVETAMFKDQTPEEVKRLLHMVVVGGGPTGVEFAGELQDFFNEDLKKWIPEIKDNFHVTLVEALPNVLPMFSKQLIDYTESTFKEEEISIRAKTMVKKVTDKYIEAEVTNPDGSKELETIPYGLLVWATGNAVRNVVRDLMNQIPAQKDSRRGLAVNEYLVVNGADNIWAVGDCAISNYAPTAQVAGQEGAFLGRLFNIMAKTDAIEKELKSLSEAQSLAKDDESRNQVFDEIRERQKQLRRIKQIGPFQYSHQGSLAYIGKERAVADISWLSGNIASGGTMTYLFWRSAYLSMCFSTRNRVLVAFDWVKARLFGRDVSRE; encoded by the exons atggcTGGCAGTTCGCTGGCAATCCGCTCCATGGCTACCATGCAGCTGCCGTCGGTGTCGCGCCGGACCATCTCGACCTCCAGCGCGCTCCGCACGAAGCTGCTGCGCCCGACCAGCTTCTCTCAACCCTCGCGAATGATACGCCGCACCTACGCTGATGCGGCGCCGACGCCCACACCCAACCCTGCcccgaagcccaagaagcgtTTCCGATTGCTGCGCTGGTCCTGGCGTTTGACCTGGCTCGCTGGTATCGGTCTGACCGGTGCTCTGGGCTACAGCATATACTCCCTGCGTCACCCGGAGGAGCAATTCGAAGTCGATCCGGACAAGAAGACACTGGTCATTCTCG GAACCGGTTGGGGCGCCGTCTCActgctcaagaagctcgaCACCGAAAACTACAATGTCATCGTCGTCTCCCCCCGGAACTACTTCCTCTTCACCCCCCTGCTGCCGTCATGCACTACTGGTCTGATCGAGCACCGCTCGATCATGGAGCCCATTCGGAACATCCTGCGTCACAAGCAGGCGACCGTCAAATTCTACGAAGCTGAGGCTACCAAGATCGACTACGAGAAGCGCGTTGTGTACATCAGTGATGACTCTGAGATCAAGGGCGACATCTCCCACACCGAAGTCCCTTTCGATATGCTTGTGATTGGTGTGGGTGCTGAGAACGCGACTTTCG GTATCCAAGGTGTCCGGGAACACTCCTGCTTCCTGAAGGAGGTCAATGACGCCCAAAACATTCGGAAGCGTATCATGGACTGTGTCGAGACCGCGATGTTCAAGGATCAGACACCCGAGGAGGTCAAGCGCCTGCTGCACATGGTTGTGGTCGGTGGTGGCCCGACTGGTGTTGAGTTCGCGGGCGAGCTGCAAGACTTCTTCAACGAGGACCTGAAAAAATGGATTCCCGAGATCAAGGATAACTTCCACGTGACACTCGTGGAGGCACTGCCCAATGTTCTGCCCATGTTCTCGAAACAGCTGATTGACTACACCGAGTCCACCttcaaggaggaggagatctCCATTCGCGCTAAGACCATGGTCAAGAAGGTGACGGACAAGTACAtcgaggcggaggtgacCAATCCCGACGGATccaaggagctggagactATCCCGTACGGTCTGCTGGTCTGGGCCACCGGTAACGCCGTGCGCAACGTGGTGCGCGACCTGATGAACCAGATTCCCGCGCAGAAGGACTCCCGCCGTGGCCTTGCGGTCAATGAGTACCTGGTGGTGAACGGCGCCGACAACATCTGGGCCGTTGGCGACTGCGCCATTAGCAACTACGCGCCGACCGCCCAGGTCGCTGGCCAGGAGGGTGCCTTCCTTGGCCGTCTGTTCAACATCATGGCCAAGACCGATgccatcgagaaggagctgaagagTCTGTCCGAGGCCCAGTCCCTGGCCAAGGACGACGAGTCGCGCAACCAGGTCTTTGACGAGATCCGCGAGCGCCAGAAGCAGCTCCGGAGAATTAAGCAGATCGGCCCCTTCCAGTACTCCCACCAGGGCAGTCTGGCCTACATCGGCAAGGAgcgcgccgtcgccgataTCAGCTGGCTGAGCGGCAACATCGCCAGCGGTGGCACCATGACCTACCTTTTCTGGCGCAGCGCCTATCTGAGCATGTGTTTCAGCA CTCGCAACCGTGTCCTGGTCGCCTTCGACTGGGTCAAGGCTAGACTGTTCGGCCGTGACGTCTCCCGCGAATAG
- a CDS encoding uncharacterized protein (ID:PFLUO_005366-T1.cds;~source:funannotate) translates to MPSSTLTFRHPLSHQGITTTPTVDLTNYYSKPALAGSCWTAPFRDGLPTPPSDMTGVTYNAMPSVGYGRKPDGIMHGHARPFDSASSSSMVAAMKSQNPAVPVQEAPATEPANNQKKTTSTGGSQLRIPSSINGSKGSLAEFAAQMTCLFWFERTSKLQAIEDRLHPVPSLVPEAMPTVGFQKWVASILSTTQVSQNVILLALLFVYRLKKFNSGVKGKKGSEFRLMTVALMLGNKFLDDNTYTNKTWAEVSGIAVHEIHIMEVEFLSNIRYDLFASKAEWGRWHTLLGLFGDFFSQASMLPLESEQHPPMLHVSSPLSQSPLSSKLPSPPATTDLPRPQSQPNWYMPVHGLPPYGAPSLQPQFEAALGTSRKRSRDDLEVLHPAKRPAITTAISTPALSMPSAMTPMPTLPPVMTPTPIPTGQAPMAPVSRLPLPNLPPSSHPVPQAPSLAAASQLPTLMPPIYNRTPHWTQQMPQAAIPPVSSGGFYANPTLPELGRHHPNTLGVSSATVSPAISAYSVHTPQTHLSPSFFLANRNSPYRPVRSVHTLLIPPPSTSMQQQRSVPFDHMHYQPLGKTSADRKTGLLPFIQPEAWNQGPPFPQSLFPPTQSYSN, encoded by the exons ATGCCTTCCTCAACCCTCACCTTCCGACATCCGCTCTCGCACCAGGGCATTACCACCACCCCAACCGTCGACCTGACCAACTACTACTCCAAACCGGCTCTTGCGGGCTCCTGCTGGACTGCTCCCTTCCGGGACGGTCTGCCCACACCTCCCAGCGACATGACCGGGGTGACCTACAATGCCATGCCCAGTGTGGGCTACGGGCGGAAACCGGATGGAATCATGCACGGCCACGCCCGTCCCTTTGActcggcatcatcgtcgtcgatggTGGCAGCCATGAAGTCCCAGAATCCTGCAGTGCCCGTTCAAGAGGCCCCCGCCACGGAGCCTGCCAACAACCAAAAGAAGACGACCAGCACAGGTGGCTCGCAGCTACGCATTCCCTCGTCCATCAACGGCAGCAAGGGCAGTCTGGCTGAATTTGCCGCTCAG ATGACCTGCCTTTTTTGGTTTGAACGAACCTCCAAACTCCAAGCCATCGAAGACCGGCTGCATCCGGTGCCGTCGCTCGTCCCGGAAGCCATGCCCACGGTCGGTTTCCAGAAATGGGTGGCCTCCATCCTGTCCACCACCCAGGTCAGCCAGAATGTGATTCTGCTGGCTCTGCTGTTTGTCTACCGACTGAAGAAGTTCAACTCGGGggtcaagggcaagaaagGCAGCGAGTTCCGGCTGATGACGGTGGCCCTGATGCTGGGCAACAAAT TTCTCGACGACAACACCTACACCAACAAGACCTGGGCGGAGGTCTCGGGCATCGCCGTGCACGAGATTCACATCATGGAGGTTGAGTTCCTGAGCAACATTCGCTATGACCTGTTCGCCTCCAAGGCCGAGTGGGGGCGGTGGCACACCCTGCTGGGCCTGTTTGGCGACTTCTTCAGCCAGGCCTCGATGCTTCCGCTCGAGTCCGAGCAGCACCCCCCTATGCTGCATGTCTCGTCGCCGCTGTCGCAGTCTCCCTTGTCGTCCAAGCTGCCCTCGCCTCCCGCTACAACCGACCTGCCACGCCCGCAGTCCCAGCCGAACTGGTACATGCCCGTCCACGGTCTGCCGCCGTACGGGGCACCCTCGCTGCAACCTCAGTTCGAAGCCGCTCTGGGTACTTCGCGGAAACGGAGCCGGGACGATCTCGAAGTTTTGCACCCTGCCAAGCGGCCGGCAATCACAACGGCCATCTCTACTCCCGCTTTGTCGATGCCGTCCGCTATGACGCCCATGCCGACCCTGCCGCCGGTCATGACTCCAACACCTATCCCGACGGGCCAGGCACCCATGGCACCAGTCTCTCGTCTCCCGCTCCCCAATCTGCCACCGTCCTCCCATCCGGTGCCACAGGCTCCCTCCTTAGCCGCAGCCTCTCAACTCCCGACCCTGATGCCCCCAATCTACAACCGGACCCCCCACTGGACACAGCAGATGCCCCAGGCAGCTATCCCTCCCGTGTCGTCAGGAGGCTTCTACGCGAACCCGACACTCCCAGAACTGGGCCGACACCACCCGAACACATTGGGCGTGTCATCTGCGACGGTCTCGCCGGCCATCTCCGCCTACTCCGTCCACACCCCCCAAACCCACCTCTCTCCGTCTTTCTTCCTGGCCAACCGCAATTCGCCCTACCGGCCAGTCCGCTCCGTCCATACCTTGCTgattcctcctccatcaACCTCCATGCAACAGCAGCGCAGTGTGCCCTTCGACCACATGCACTACCAGCCGCTGGGCAAGACCTCCGCCGACCGCAAGACTGGTCTGCTGCCCTTCATCCAGCCGGAGGCATGGAACCAGGGCCCTCCCTTCCCACAgtccctcttccctccaacGCAGAGCTACTCCAATTGA
- a CDS encoding uncharacterized protein (ID:PFLUO_005368-T1.cds;~source:funannotate): protein MEKIKHPKETFTATHEVDTGEIIDDNHGLKRHLSNRKVQLIAIGGSIGTAMFVSIGTSLNSGGPGSLLLAYGLYSCVLALVNNSMAEMAVFMPVNASFIRHAAVWVDDAWGFMAGWNFFFYEAILIPFEISAFNLVIKYWSDDVPVGAICAACIVSYGLINVAAVRYYGEAEFWLSWGKLLLMGIVFSFTFVTMVGGNPTHDAYGFRYWNNPGAFAEYITTGTMGRFEGFLKALWGASFALVGPEYMAMVAGEAKLPRITLKRAFKSVYIRFGIFFIGGALCTGIVIPYNDKTLLKNLGSSTGAASPYVIAMQNMGVAGLPSLVNALLLTSIYSAGNAYCYCATRTLHGLAHDGHAPQFLKKCTKQGVPIYCLGITMVFPLLSLLQLSNGSNQVLTWLVNIVTAGGVIDYIVICTTYLFFYRACKAQGVNRRELPYYGYFQPWSTVFALCWMICIVTCYGYATFLPGSWNVGTFFTYYAMVFLAILTFSGWKIFKRTKFIKPLEADLVWDRPAIERYELTTLDKDIGFWNEMLLIVGIKRSKVEEAEGSPENL from the exons ATGGAAAAAATCAAACACCCCAAGGAGACATTCACCGCAACCCACGAAGTGGACACGGGCGAAATCATCGACGACAACCATGGCCTCAAGCGACACCTCTCAAACCGCAAGGTCCAACTGATCGCCATCGGCGGGTCAATCGGGACAGCCATGTTCGTCAGCATCGGCACCTCGCTGAACAGCGGCGGGCCCGGCAGTCTGCTGCTCGCGTACGGGCTGTACTCGTGcgtgctggcgctggtgaaCAACtccatggccgagatggccgTCTTCATGCCCGTCAATGCGAGCTTCATTCGCCATGCCGCTGTCTGGGTCGACGATGCCTGGGGGTTCATGGCGGGCtggaatttcttcttctatgAGGCGATTCTCATTCCCTTTGAGATCAGTGCCTTCAATCTGGTGATCAAGTACTGGAGCGACGATGTCCCCGTCGGGGCTATCTGCGCGGCCTGCATTGTTTCCTATGG TCTTATCAACGTCGCCGCCGTTCGATATTACGGTGAAGCCGAGTTCTGGCTGTCCTGGGGAAAGCTGCTCCTCATGGGAATtgtcttctccttcaccttcgTGACGATGGTGGGTGGCAATCCGACCCACGACGCCTATGGATTCCGATATTGGAACAACCCG GGCGCATTTGCCGAGTATATCACAACAGGAACAATGGGCCGCTTCGAAGGCTTCCTGAAAGCCCTCTGGGGCGCAAGCTTCGCCCTCGTCGGCCCAGAGTACATGGCCATGGTCGCCGGCGAGGCCAAACTACCACGGATCACGCTGAAGCGCGCCTTCAAGTCCGTGTACATCCGCTTCGGGATATTCTtcatcggcggcgcgctGTGCACGGGGATCGTAATCCCCTATAATGACAAGACCCTGCTGAAGAACCTCGGCTCcagcaccggcgccgcctCACCCTATGTCATTGCCATGCAGAACATGGGTGTCGCCGGACTGCCGTCTCTGGTGAATGCCTTGTTGCTGACGAGCATCTACTCCGCGGGTAATGCGTACTGCTACTGCGCGACGCGCACACTACATGGTCTTGCGCACGATGGACATGCGCCTCAGTTTCTGAAGAAATGTACCAAGCAGGGCGTGCCGATCTATTGTCTGGGGATCACGATGGTCTTCCCGCTTCTGTCGCTGCTCCAGCTGTCGAATGGGTCGAACCAGGTGCTGACATG GCTGGTCAACATCGTCACTGCCGGCGGCGTAATCGACTACATCGTAATCTGCACAACctacctcttcttctaccGCGCATGCAAAGCACAGGGGGTCAACCGACGCGAACTGCCCTACTACGGCTACTTCCAGCCCTGGAGCACCGTCTTCGCGCtgtgctggatgatctgcaTCGTCACCTGCTACGGATACGCCACGTTTCTGCCGGGCAGCTGGAACGTCGGCACGTTCTTCACCTATTACGCCATGGtgttcctggccatcctgACCTTCAGCGGGTGGAAGATTTTCAAGCGGACCAAGTTCATCAAGCCGCTCGAGGCGGATCTGGTTTGGGATCGGCCGGCGATTGAGCGATATGAGCTCACGACGCTGGATAAGGATATCGGGTTCTGGAATGAGATGTTGCTGATTGTGGGGATTAAGAGGAGCAAGGTGGAAGAGGCCGAAGGGAGTCCGGAGAATCTGTAA